Proteins encoded by one window of Synechococcales cyanobacterium T60_A2020_003:
- the rimM gene encoding ribosome maturation factor RimM — MAESSWIEIGKIVGAHGLKGELRVYPDSDFPERFEQPGERWLLQPNESDPKPIQLLSGRFVENKGIYIIRLAGVNYRDQAEALRDCKLVVSESDRLPLEEDEYHILDLIGLAVYDQITQALIGTVVSVIPAGNDLLEVERSAAADPDRDALPKRTLIPFVKAIVPIVDLENQRIEITPPAGLLD; from the coding sequence ATGGCTGAGTCGTCTTGGATTGAGATTGGCAAAATTGTTGGGGCACACGGATTGAAAGGGGAATTGCGGGTTTATCCTGATTCCGATTTCCCGGAGCGATTTGAGCAACCGGGTGAACGGTGGCTTTTGCAGCCTAACGAGTCAGACCCGAAGCCGATCCAATTGCTCTCCGGTCGGTTTGTCGAGAATAAGGGAATTTACATTATTCGATTGGCAGGGGTGAATTACCGTGACCAGGCGGAGGCGTTGCGAGACTGCAAACTGGTGGTGTCAGAAAGCGATCGCCTCCCTCTAGAGGAGGATGAGTATCACATCCTCGATTTAATAGGCTTAGCCGTATACGATCAAATCACTCAGGCGTTGATCGGAACCGTTGTCAGTGTCATTCCAGCGGGTAATGACCTGTTGGAGGTCGAACGAAGCGCAGCCGCAGATCCAGATCGAGATGCTCTGCCCAAGCGGACGCTTATTCCATTCGTCAAAGCGATTGTGCCGATTGTGGATCTGGAAAATCAACGAATCGAAATTACGCCACCCGCAGGACTCCTTGACTGA